A stretch of Cryptosporangium aurantiacum DNA encodes these proteins:
- the hutU gene encoding urocanate hydratase: MQGARPVRAARGTTLTARSWQTEAPLRMLMNNLDPEVAERPDDLVVYGGTGRAARNWASFDAMVRTLTTLKDDETMLVQSGKPVGVMRTHEWAPRVLLANSNLVGDWATWPEFRRLEHLGLTMYGQMTAGSWIYIGTQGILQGTYETFAAVAARKFAGTLAGTLTVTGGCGGMGGAQPLAVTLNGGVCLVIDVDPTRLQRRVDQRYLDEVAPSLDEAVSRALEAKSDRRALSIGVVGNCATVLPELLRRGVAVDVVTDQTSAHDPLSYLPDDIDLADWQTRADKDPVDFTARARASMAKHVEAMVGFLDAGAEVFDYGNSIRDEARQGGFERAFAFPGFVPAYIRPLFSEGKGPFRWAALSGDPRDIRATDEAVLSLFPDNDHLHRWIRAAQDRVAFQGLPARICWLGYGERDKAGVRFNEMVASGELSAPIVIGRDHLDCGSVASPYRETEAMADGSDAIADWPLLNALVNTASGASWVSIHHGGGVGIGRSIHAGQVTVADGTPLAGQKIERVLTNDPGMGVIRHVDAGYEDAAEVAVSRGVRIPMQEGA, encoded by the coding sequence ATGCAAGGCGCTCGTCCGGTACGTGCCGCGCGCGGCACCACGCTCACCGCCCGCTCGTGGCAGACCGAGGCCCCGCTGCGGATGCTGATGAACAACCTCGACCCCGAGGTCGCCGAACGCCCGGACGACCTCGTCGTCTACGGCGGCACCGGCCGGGCCGCCCGGAACTGGGCCAGCTTCGACGCGATGGTCCGGACGCTGACCACGCTGAAGGACGACGAGACGATGCTCGTCCAGTCCGGCAAGCCGGTCGGCGTGATGCGGACGCACGAGTGGGCCCCGCGCGTCCTGCTCGCCAACTCCAACCTGGTCGGCGACTGGGCGACCTGGCCGGAGTTCCGCCGCCTGGAGCACCTCGGCCTGACCATGTACGGCCAGATGACCGCCGGATCCTGGATCTACATCGGCACCCAGGGCATCCTCCAGGGCACCTACGAGACGTTCGCCGCGGTGGCGGCCCGGAAATTCGCCGGGACGCTGGCCGGGACGCTCACGGTCACCGGCGGCTGCGGCGGCATGGGCGGCGCCCAGCCGCTGGCGGTGACGCTCAACGGCGGCGTCTGCCTGGTGATCGACGTCGACCCGACCCGCCTGCAGCGGCGCGTCGACCAGCGTTACCTGGACGAGGTCGCGCCGTCGCTGGACGAGGCCGTGTCCCGCGCCCTCGAAGCGAAGAGCGACCGCCGGGCACTGTCGATCGGCGTCGTCGGCAACTGCGCGACCGTGCTGCCCGAGTTGCTGCGCCGTGGCGTCGCCGTGGACGTCGTCACCGATCAGACCAGCGCGCACGACCCGCTCTCCTACCTGCCGGACGACATCGACCTCGCGGACTGGCAGACCAGGGCCGACAAGGACCCGGTGGACTTCACCGCGCGGGCCCGCGCCTCGATGGCCAAGCACGTCGAGGCGATGGTCGGTTTCCTGGACGCCGGCGCCGAGGTTTTTGACTACGGCAACTCGATCCGGGACGAGGCCCGGCAGGGCGGGTTCGAGCGGGCGTTCGCGTTCCCCGGCTTTGTGCCCGCGTACATCCGGCCGCTGTTCAGCGAGGGCAAGGGGCCGTTCCGGTGGGCGGCGCTCTCCGGCGATCCGCGGGACATCCGCGCCACCGACGAGGCGGTGCTCAGCCTGTTCCCGGACAACGACCACCTGCACCGCTGGATCCGCGCCGCCCAGGACCGGGTCGCGTTCCAGGGTCTGCCTGCCCGGATCTGCTGGCTCGGGTACGGCGAGCGCGACAAGGCGGGCGTCCGCTTCAACGAGATGGTGGCTTCGGGCGAGCTGAGTGCGCCGATCGTGATCGGGCGTGACCACCTGGACTGTGGCAGCGTCGCCTCCCCGTACCGGGAGACCGAGGCGATGGCCGACGGCTCGGACGCGATCGCCGACTGGCCGCTGCTCAACGCGCTGGTCAACACCGCCTCCGGCGCGTCGTGGGTGTCGATCCACCACGGCGGTGGGGTCGGCATCGGACGGTCGATCCACGCCGGGCAGGTCACGGTCGCCGACGGCACGCCGCTGGCCGGGCAGAAGATCGAGCGGGTGCTGACCAACGACCCCGGCATGGGCGTGATCCGGCACGTGGACGCCGGTTACGAGGACGCCGCCGAGGTGGCGGTTTCCCGTGGGGTGCGGATCCCCATGCAGGAGGGTGCGTGA